The following are from one region of the Thermodesulfovibrionales bacterium genome:
- a CDS encoding PilZ domain-containing protein, producing the protein MSKRAAKRYVRRLEAEFEGGGFSGRGLTSDVSRKGLFIRTQNALAPGTSVIVRLHLSDGKISVVKGVVRRAIKVPIYASEIKNGMGIEILEMDDAFRTLLNDLEDEGYLGERKEAALEDFRIIICPSCGIKNKVPADKVSLGPRCGKCKAYLMAN; encoded by the coding sequence ATGTCAAAGAGAGCGGCAAAGAGATATGTAAGGAGGCTTGAGGCTGAGTTTGAGGGTGGTGGTTTCAGCGGAAGAGGGCTTACAAGTGATGTATCAAGAAAGGGTTTATTTATAAGAACGCAGAACGCACTTGCGCCCGGAACTTCAGTTATAGTGAGACTTCACCTTTCTGATGGAAAGATATCTGTTGTTAAAGGAGTGGTCAGAAGAGCCATAAAGGTGCCAATTTATGCCTCTGAGATAAAGAACGGGATGGGTATAGAAATTTTAGAAATGGATGATGCCTTCAGGACTCTTCTCAATGATCTAGAAGACGAGGGATATTTAGGAGAAAGAAAAGAAGCAGCGCTGGAAGATTTCCGTATCATTATATGTCCTTCCTGCGGGATCAAGAATAAAGTACCAGCAGATAAGGTTTCGCTTGGTCCGAGATGTGGAAAATGCAAGGCCTATCTTATGGCAAATTGA